The Actinomycetota bacterium region CCTGCTCGGGCGTGCCGGTGGCCACCACCTCCCCGCCGCCCGCACCGCCCTCGGGGCCGAGGTCGATGATCCAGTCGGCGGCGCGGATGACGTCTAGGTTGTGCTCGATCACCAGCACGGTGTTGCCGGCGTCCACCAGGCGCTGCAGCACTTCGAGCAGCTTCTCGATATCGGCGAAATGAAGGCCCGTGGTGGGCTCGTCGAGCACGTAGAGCGTGCGGCCCGTGGCCACCTTGGCCAGTTCGGTGGCCAGCTTCACGCGCTGGGCCTCGCCTCCGGAAAGCGTGGTGGCGGGCTGCCCCAGGCGGATGTAGTCGAGCCCCACGTCGTGCAGGGTCTGCAGGCGGCGGCGCAGGCGCTCGACCGGCGCGAAGAACTCCACGGCCTCCTCCACGCTCATCTCCAGGACGTCGTGGATGGTCTTGCCCTTGTAGAACACGTCAAGGGTCTCGCGGTTGTACCGCTTGCCCCCGCACACCTCGCACGGCACGTAGACATCGGGCAGGAAGTGCATCTCGATGGTGATCGTGCCGTCGCCCTTGCAGGCCTCGCAGCGACCGCCCTTGACGTTGAACGAGAACCGCCCGGGTGCCCAACCGCGCGCGCGGGCGTCGGCGGTCATCGAGAACAGCTCGCGCACGTGGTCGAACACCCCGGTGTAGGTGGCAGGGTTCGAGCGCGGCGTGCGACCGATGGGCGACTGGTCGATGGCGATGACCTTGTCGAATTGCTCCAGCCCCTCGATGCGCTTGTGGCGCCCGGGGCGCAGCGGCTTGCGGTTGAGCCTGCCGGCCATCGCCTTGAGGATGATCTCATTGACCAGCGTGCTCTTGCCCGACCCCGACACCCCGGTGACGCACGTGAGCACGCCCACGGGCACCGACACGTCGATGTCGCGCAGGTTGTTCTCGCGCGCGCCCTCCACCGTGAGCCAGCCCTGGGGCTCGCGGCGCTCCGCGGGGATCGGAATGGCGCGCGCGCCGGAGAGATAAGCACCCGTGACCGATTCGGGCTCGGCCTCCACCTCATCCGCCGTGCCGGCGGCCACCACGCGCCCGCCGTGCTCGCCCGCCCCCGGACCCATGTCGATCAGATGGTCTGAGGAGCGCATCATGTCCTCGTCGTGCTCCACCACCAGCACGGTGTTGCCGATGTCCCGCAGGCGCTCGAGGGTGCCGATGAGCTTGCGGTTGTCGCGCTGGTGCAATCCGATCGACGGCTCGTCGAGGATGTACAGCACGCCCATCAGCCCCGCGCCAATCTGCGTGGCAAGACGGATGCGCTGGGCCTCGCCGCCCGACAGCGTGCCCGCGGCGCGCGCCAGGTTGAGGTACCCCACGCCGACATCCACGAGGAACCGCAGCCGGGCGCAGATCTCGGCCACGGCCCGCTCGGCGATGAAGGCCTCGGTGTCGCTGAGCTCGAGCCCCTCGAGGAACGCCAGGGCATCCTCGATGGAGAGATCGGTGAGCTCATGGATGTTCTTGCCGCCCACCGTGACGGCGAGGATCTCCGGGCGCAGGCGCGCGCCGTGGCACGACGCGCAGGCGTTGGGCGACATGTACTGCCCGATGCGGTCGCGCACCAGGTTCGATCCGCTGGTGGCATAGCGGCGGCGCATCTGGGGGATGACGCCCTCGAACCTCGCGGTGGTGGAGTACCCGCGCCGGCGCCGCTCGCCCAGGTCGAGACGCTCCACGCGATCTGGCCCGAACAGCAGCAGGTCGCGATCCTCCTGCGGCAGGTCCTCCCAGAGCACGTTCATGGGGATGTCCCAGTGGGCACACGCCGAGCGCAGCAGCAGGTCGTAGAAGTCGGTGGTGCGGTCGGCCCAGGGGAGGATCGCCCCGCCGGCCAGCGTGCGCTCGGGGTCGATGACCAACTCGGCGTCTACCTCGGGCATGAAGCCGAGGCCGGTGCAACCCTCGCACGCGCCCTGCGGGGCGTTGAACGAGAAGATGCGCGGCGCGAGCTCGGGCAGCGACGCGCCGTGCTCGGGGCACGCGAGCCTCTCGGAGTATGTCCATGAGCGCTCGTCGCCGTCGGCCTCCCCGATGCGCACCAGGCCATCGCCCAGGCGCGTCGCGGTCTCGAGGCTCTCGGTGAGACGGCGGCGAAGATCGCTGCGCATCACCAGGCGGTCCACCACCACCTCGATGGTGTGGCGCTTGTTCTTCTCGAGTGCCGGCACCTCGTCGATGGCGTACACCTCGCCGTCCACGGCCACGCGCGCGAAGCCCTCGTCGCGGATATGGTCGAGCACGTCGCGGTGCTCGCCCTTGCGATCGCGCACCACCGGCCCCATCACCAGGATCCGCGTGCCCTCGGGCAGCGCCAGCACCCGGTCGGCGATCTGCTCCACGCTCTGCCCGGCGATCTGCACGCCGCACACCGGGCAGTGCGGTATTCCGATGCGCGCGTAGAGCACGCGCAGGTAGTCGTACACTTCGGTGACGGTGGCCACCGTGGACCGCGGGTTGCGGCTGGTGCTCTTCTGGTCGATCGAGATGGCCGGCGAGAGCCCCTCGATGTCGTCCACGTCGGGCTTGTCCATCTGCCCGAGGAACTGCCGCGCGTACGCCGACAGGCTTTCCACGTACCGGCGCTGGCCCTCGGCGTAGAGGGTGTCGAACGCCAGGCTCGACTTCCCCGACCCCGAGAGCCCGGTGATCACCACCAGCCGGTCCCGGGGGATCTCGACGGAGACGTCCTTGAGGTTGTGCTCCCGGGCACCGACGACGCTGATCGAACTCACTGCACCCATCGTAACCCGGCCCGCCGTCGCCCCGGCCTGCGAACATGCGCGCCGTGACCAGCGCATGCGAACGCGCCGAGTGGGCGCGCCACTGCGACACGGCCATGCGCGATGCCGGGCTGCGAGCGGGCGGCGCGCGCCAGGCGGTGGTGCAGCTGCTGGCGCGGCAGGACTGCTGCCTGAGCGCGCACGAGATACACGACGCCCTGGCGGCCGAGCCCGGCCCCACGCCGGGAATGGCCAGCGTGTACCGCGCGCTCGAGACCCTCACCAACCTGCACCTGGTGCACAAGGTCGACCTGGGCGGGCAGGTGGCCAAGTACGAGCCCGCGCACCCCGGCGGGGATCATCACCACCACGCCGTGTGCCGCGAGTGCGGAGCCGTGGTGCCGATCGAGGACGACGGCGTGGAAATGGCCATCCACGCCATGGCCGACCGGCTGGCCTTCGACGTGGAGGCCCACGACATCACGCTGCGCGGCCGCTGCGCGCGATGCGCGGGGGTGCGCTGACCACCGCGATCGCGGCCGACGGTTGCTCTCGCCGCGTGCATTCGTCCCCCGTCCTGCCGACGAAGGGCCGCACCCTGCGCGGTGCCCTCAAGCCCGACGAGCAGGTGCTGCTGCTCTGCCCCCCTCGCACCGCGGCCGCTCCTGCGAGGCGATGGCCTTCTTCGATACATCGGATGACGACACGTGCCTGACGCCACAGGCGATGCCGACGGCCGCCTCAGCCAGGAGCGTCACGCCGATCACCTGGGCCTCCACGCGCGCGGCCTCGAGGCCGATGAGGTCGTTGCCCGCAGGCACCAGCATCTCCACCGCCGCCGACTCGAAGAGCGCGCGGCAGGTGCAGCTCCTGTGCATCACCATGAATGCCGGGATCAGCAGGATGAAGCCGAGCACGCACACGGCCCATTCCGGGAGCGGGATGGGCGCGGGATCGGGATGGCGTTCGCCAGGCCCGCCACGGTGCCGATGAGGCGTTCATTCCCGCACTTGGTGTCGTCCCCCTGCACGATGGGCGGGATGACCACGATGAGCGTGAGCGCCACCCACTACCGGTGGGGAAGGCCGGTTGCCACTGCGATGGACGTGCCGATCACGAAGGGCCCCGCCACGATGGCGCCCGAAACCGATCCGTGGCCGATCCAGTTCGCCATGCCGGGCACCCCGGCCTTCATCCCGAGGCGGCGTCCGGTGACCACCCCGATCAGGCTGCCCAGCACCGCGAACACCGCGCTGGGGATGGCGTCGCGTACTCCCGCCACCTGCATGGCCATCGTCGGCTCCATCCCGGCGTAGAGCGGCGCGGACATGCAGCCATACGGCATGCCGGTGACGGCCGTGAG contains the following coding sequences:
- a CDS encoding transcriptional repressor, translating into MRAVTSACERAEWARHCDTAMRDAGLRAGGARQAVVQLLARQDCCLSAHEIHDALAAEPGPTPGMASVYRALETLTNLHLVHKVDLGGQVAKYEPAHPGGDHHHHAVCRECGAVVPIEDDGVEMAIHAMADRLAFDVEAHDITLRGRCARCAGVR
- the uvrA gene encoding excinuclease ABC subunit UvrA — encoded protein: MGAVSSISVVGAREHNLKDVSVEIPRDRLVVITGLSGSGKSSLAFDTLYAEGQRRYVESLSAYARQFLGQMDKPDVDDIEGLSPAISIDQKSTSRNPRSTVATVTEVYDYLRVLYARIGIPHCPVCGVQIAGQSVEQIADRVLALPEGTRILVMGPVVRDRKGEHRDVLDHIRDEGFARVAVDGEVYAIDEVPALEKNKRHTIEVVVDRLVMRSDLRRRLTESLETATRLGDGLVRIGEADGDERSWTYSERLACPEHGASLPELAPRIFSFNAPQGACEGCTGLGFMPEVDAELVIDPERTLAGGAILPWADRTTDFYDLLLRSACAHWDIPMNVLWEDLPQEDRDLLLFGPDRVERLDLGERRRRGYSTTARFEGVIPQMRRRYATSGSNLVRDRIGQYMSPNACASCHGARLRPEILAVTVGGKNIHELTDLSIEDALAFLEGLELSDTEAFIAERAVAEICARLRFLVDVGVGYLNLARAAGTLSGGEAQRIRLATQIGAGLMGVLYILDEPSIGLHQRDNRKLIGTLERLRDIGNTVLVVEHDEDMMRSSDHLIDMGPGAGEHGGRVVAAGTADEVEAEPESVTGAYLSGARAIPIPAERREPQGWLTVEGARENNLRDIDVSVPVGVLTCVTGVSGSGKSTLVNEIILKAMAGRLNRKPLRPGRHKRIEGLEQFDKVIAIDQSPIGRTPRSNPATYTGVFDHVRELFSMTADARARGWAPGRFSFNVKGGRCEACKGDGTITIEMHFLPDVYVPCEVCGGKRYNRETLDVFYKGKTIHDVLEMSVEEAVEFFAPVERLRRRLQTLHDVGLDYIRLGQPATTLSGGEAQRVKLATELAKVATGRTLYVLDEPTTGLHFADIEKLLEVLQRLVDAGNTVLVIEHNLDVIRAADWIIDLGPEGGAGGGEVVATGTPEQVAQVPGSHTGEFLAKVLAPAKPKRARRAKAKPKAKAAA